A stretch of DNA from Paramisgurnus dabryanus chromosome 19, PD_genome_1.1, whole genome shotgun sequence:
gccattttattttttcaaactcgaccaggctcaaccaatcacattccccatgcgcgcacacacatagaattgtgggacaagatatcagtcaggaagtaaacattggattcggacatgccttgatgccttcctgccttggaaagctGCCGCAGAAGGCAGCAATTCCGAGTTTTCAGACACAGCCATAGTGCCCTCTAAAATAAAATACTGGATTTTAACCCATGATTGTAAACTTTGGACAAACCCATCCATTGGTTTAAGTAAAACCTAGACaatgtacatattttgactCAAACATGGGTTACTTTAAACCCAATTTGGGTTTGCATTTGCTGATATGTAACAGGGTTTGTctgtttttaaaggttttgcGAGATTTATTTCAATGTAAATCTCGATCTGTTCCAAAGTTATCTGTTCAGTTTATATTTACAGTATGACCTTTAAAAATGCTTGATTATTCTAATGCATGGTTGTAATGGTTctaatgcacataaatatggacaaacccaagcGTTGGGTTTACTTAATATAGAAAATATAGAATAACGATTATTCGCAACTTCTCGTTCGCAgaataaagttttttgtttacgtcgtgtgtgtactgtgtataataattatgtttatatataaatgcacacacatgcatgtataattttaagaaaaaatatatgtatatgttaAGGATTCATATTTATATCAAATATACATTTGATCACTTTGGTCAATGGgagttgttttaaatgtgctatagaaataaagtttgtattgtattttataaatataaatagaaaaaattatattaaataaatatttacatgcaTATATGTGCATTTATACATAACTATTATACACAGTGCACACAATttttgatgtaaacaaaaacttttattctgcaaatgattaattgttatgcaaCCCTGCTTGAAAATGACcaaaaaaatggttttaaacAACCCAGTATTCGTGACCCGGTGAAGTCccggctaaagtctcataatctaattattaagatttgaagcatcaaagtttgattttaatctttgacatgatcttactcagtcagtatATATCAAAGGtgtcaaggttatatttttacaaatgtttatgGTACTTTTGTTTTGTGATTAGGGTTGACATTATGTATTGATTTAGGATTagactcccaataaaaacagtcTGTATTACACTTATTAAAAAACTGAGCATGGTAACAAAACATGATTTGCTATGGAATATTTGATTTCTTGTTGTAGTTCAGCAGTAaacttttcaaataaaaacatactgtatataaaatgaaGAATTCAAAGAAGAATTTTTAGGTACCAATGGCCATGGTTTCATAAGAATGATTTTCTTGTTGTTGATCTTTGTTCTTGTTTACCTCTCTAATGATCTCCCTTCTTTTCTTTCCTGACCGACCTCAGATGGTGAGTTTGCTGATGATTGGCATCGCTGCCTGGGGTAAATGTTTTGGACTGGTGTCGAGTTTCCAGGTGGTGGGAGGAATCATCGGGGTGGGAGTCTTCCTCTTTTTTGTTGCTCTAGCTGGACTCATTGGTGCAATGAAGCATCACCAGGTTCTGCTCTTCTTTGTATCCTTTACTCGCTGCTTTCACATGGAGAGCAttgtttagtgtttttttacaggtagaatgaataaatcattttaacaatgataaataaatattgaCAGCAATGGGTTAAGATTTTCCATTCGTGTTTTAGGTTTATGCAATTAGATCCAGGTTTGAAGTGTCCTGTTTCTCATTGTAGTCCACTGTCAACTCAATACAACTGGACACACGCGGTCAAAAAAAATcgcatttaaattgtttcattaaaatgtgttttatcaTTAGAATCTTACTATCtttcttttattaaaattattttaatcatttCATGTTCTTAAATATTCCTAATAAGATCTGAGAGCTTAACAACAatataaaaatctaaaataaacgtTCATCTTAACCTCTGTTAAAAACTGAAGATCAGGAGAAAAAGCACACATTGTTCTTCTTCATTGCTTTTCAAACTGAGACAGGATGATGACATGTAATGCATTTCACTCTGTGACCATAGAGGGGTGCAGTTAACAAAATAATATGGACATCAGTGAactactgtatactgtactgaACAAACTAGAAAAAAACACAGGAAGAAATCAAATACATTTTACTTTGCAGGCAGAAAGTAATGATAAGTATTCTGTTGAGGGATAATAAATATTTTGCTTTGATACATCACTGTGTAATGcaaattttattaattaaatttccAGGATAAGCACCTGCACCAACTCATAAGATGTAAATTCATATGATGTCTTATTCAGTCCAAATGAAATTTGTTAAAAACTAGGTTATTGGGTcaaaaaagggacgaacccaaccTGTTGGATTGTTATAAAACCTATGCTGTGTGTTGTTTTatcccattgttgggtcaaatatgaacattttctgggttcatttaacccaacacattttttagagtgtagataTAAGTTAAGATTTATTTGAGATGTTTTTAATAGCATAATGGTTTAGTCTCATCAAACttaatatatcaaatatatttCGTATGATTAATTAAAACATCTTAACACACTAGCTGCCTTTACATGGACAATTGTAATCGGTTTAAATCTTCAATCTAAATGAAACTGCTCCATGTGAACCACTCAATGGGAATCAAAAGACCCGATGACAAATCTAATCGGTTTGAGAGCGGTTTGTTAGTGGTAGcaaaagtaaatgtaaacacTTGATTGGATTGATAACTGAAACTGGGACGCACTGCGTGTGTGTAATGACATAGTATTGGCGTAATGACGtagttactgtaaaaaaaagttggttaaacttttaaaaagtaagttacatgattgccttaaaattttgactAAGCTTAAACAATTTAGTTGACACaacaatttttacaaaaaaaattttgaagttgaatgaacaaatcttttttttcaaTGCAGTCATTTCGCAGAATATAtcttcatttattttgtttgtttcagTCCTTAATTTATTCTCAATAGTACATGATCGTTCTGTTCCTGGTGTTTGTAGTTCAGTTCTCTGTGTCTAGTGCGTGTCTGGCTATCAATGAAGAGCAACAGGTAActgtttcacattaaatgttcTTCGGGACATTCATAAATTGACTTAGAAATGCataaagattaatcgcgattaatctatagcagaataaaagtttttgtttacatcatatatgtgtgtgtgaactgtgtataataattatgtattgtatatttaaatatgtacatatgcatgtttaattttaagaaaaatatatatttatatattaagtattatataatgtaaattataattgtaaattatacataaatatacaaatgtataaacacatgtaaacatttctttaatatatacatgcatgcaagtgtgtacatttatctatacaaaattattctacacagttcacacacatatatgatttaaacaaaaacttttattctgctatacatgaattgcgattaatcgttatgcatccatACTTACTGTAGTGTACATCTATCATTTTTCTCCCTTTTCTTTATTCAATGTATCTGTAAATGGTATTTTATGTCTTGTCTCATATGAAATAGAATCATCTTTTGGAGGTGGGCTGGAATAATTCGCTCACCACTCAGAGAGATGTGGAAAAGACTCTGAACTGCTGCGGTTACTCACACATGGACATCAGTGGAAGCTGCGCTGCTGTAAATGATTCTTATACACGCACATCATCgttaaatgttgtgtttttgagGCTTTGCATGTGTTGACAATATATTGCGCATAGGGATGCATCGATACAACATTTcagtgccgataccgatataaTGATGTACAGAGTGTAAAAGCGGCAGTTCTACTGTCAATGTTGCCCAATTGAAAATTATTTATGCACTGTTTTGGCCATGTTATAATCTGCCTATCATCtactgtttttaaacaatcgtCCGATAATaggaaaaattgcttttatctgccgataccgattatagGCCGATACATTCCTAATTGCACATTAACAGATGCCTATGTTTAAATGCTTACTTCAAAAATTTCTTAGCATCGTGCAGTACATATGTGACATATGGTGATCACATTATTTGTCCTATTATTATAACACTATGTTCTTGTTTATTTCCTGGTTTCCTCTCCATGCAGCCCTGCTTTCATTACAGCACCTGTACCACCTGTGCAGCTAAGATCCAGGAGCACGCTGGGGAGGTGCTGCGTTTCGTCGGAGGGATCGGACTCTTCTTCAGCTTTACTGAGGTCGGCCTCCTAAActaaatggtccctagctgtcactggggcagtagccgtagtaccctttcaaaaagtacaactttgtacctaaagagttcatattattaCTTTAAAGGTATGAATATCTGTAACTAAATGATACATATTTAGGGTACTGCCCCGGTGACCCTTGGGACCATTTTTCAACAACTACCAGAATGTTTGATCATTTGTTTCGCCATTTGAATACAGTGAGGTTTTTTTATCTAATATTTCCTCAGTTGTCAAGCGTCCTGTTTATGATTTGGTGTCTTTGTTCTGTTGGCTTCAGATCCTTGGTGTTTGGCTGACATACAGGTACAGAAACCAAAAGGACCCGCGGGCAAATCCCAGCGCCTTCCTGTAACCCAAATCTCACAGCAAAATCTCTTGATTTGTCGTGAGCACTCGTCTAACCACTGGAGCTTCGTTTAAAAGGGAGTGTGCGTTTGTTTTCACTGAAGAGGAGACCAGCCTGTGCGTTTTTGCtgctatctatatctatatactATGTGCTTGGTTTTTTTCAAGACTACAGTGCGCGGATAACACTGTACTGTACTTTTTGAGACTGTGCTTTCGTTTGAAGAATTACTCTGAATGAAAGAAACATGCACCAAAAACCAGTATGCAGTAAACATAAAACACTTATGGGCTAAACAACACTGATATttaaattttgtttgattttatttgtgcaaaaacattaaaagaaaTGTTAAAGCTGCTGCGATCAAGACTTGCAATATGTAAGCATGGTAATATTTATGTTAGCAttgaaaaaatgtatatgttcTGATAATATATCTGTTTAACTTCTGTTAtacatttcttaaaaatcacCACTGATTACAATAACTGacataaaatgaaattaatCTAAATCAACCATGATTCAATAAAGATGCAAATAAACTATTAAACTTGAAaagtttctaaataaacatttataatatGTTATCAATTCCATAAATACTTATACTGAATTAGGcttcttaaagggataattcacccaaaaatgaaaattctgtcataattaaCTCAACTTTACTTGTCaacaacaaagatattggagcaatgtttgttaccaaacagttgagccccatttacttccatactATTCAATATCCCTACTATGTAAGTCAGTAGTGCTCACTGctttattacaaatatctttgtttcTTTTCAGCACAACAAAGAAATTTACACTGGATTGTAACAACTGGAGGATGAGTTAATaatgacagaaatttcatttttgggtgaactatccctttaagaagttATATCAAAGCAGGCTTATTATAAAAAGGCTTATCAGAGCATGATGGTCGCTGACATCTTTCATATTAAACTGTTGTTTATCTGCCTATTTCATCTCTGTTTTGTGTGCGTTTGTTTTACTGCCTTGATTTTGTGTATTGTTTGGACTTCTTGCATGAATTCGTCATTGAAATGTACATCTCTACCCAATGGTTCTGTGAACTATGCTCTTGTgcatttaaaaatcagaaatAAATACCCTGAAGACACAGTAGTGCCAATTGTATCTTTTGTACGACGTTTTAACAATGCAAACGTTTTTCAAGACGGCAATTTCCTTTAATATCAAACTAATCCGAGATTTAACTATCAACAAAGGCTGCTTGTAACcaagcaaccacacagaaaaaTAGCCAAGCAAGCCGCCGCATGCTGCattacgtcatcaagcctggtttatttacgtttactgagcattacattagcaagtcataagcatattacagcaattaacgcttaactaagaataatagtcaactttataattgttaatattctaaaaataagacagtcttgatgacgtttGCAGACTATAAATGCGACATATCCTACATATGACagacggatgacgtcaaagtaccgcgagaatgattcgaAATTAGATTTATCCTTATCCTTTGTCAAATAGCTcacgcggtactttgacgtcatccgccaATCGTTTTGTGCCGAATACACCTAACGGGTTCCGTTGGCCCCTCCCACCAGGATATTAGCCGGATATACCGCTAACTGCAAGTGCAAGCACTCAAACGTGAAGCGTTCATAAAAGACAATGAGGAATTTGTTGACTTAACGACTTAATTTATTTGAAATGAACAGggaaatacattaaaagaacaatttaaaGCCTGAAGGTTATCGTAACAGAATCTATTccacattttaatatttgtacatGCCTTTACAGTGCGTCTCTTGATGTCAGTAAACAAATGACAAAGTAAAAGTGACCCTCAGGGAAGTGCGGACAGTAGGGTCCTGCGTTTGGATTCACAACTCCGTCTTCAAAAACTTCATGGCTCTTTGCATGTTGCTCAACACTATTGAAACAGACAAACAATACAAATACTTTTAGTATGATAGAGCAATGGcttatggtttaaaaacactTATTTTTAGACTTACAGAGTTTGATGTCGCTTGGCTCATAAGCGTACATGCGGTTGGCATAGCGACCAGTAATGTCAGCCCGGACCGTCATAGAGGGATCTGAGATAGACAATAAATAAATTAGATTTGTTATTGATCCATAGATGTTCAAAATTATTTAGataaaaattcaaaataaataaaaactcaCCAACAAAGAGGATTCGTGGAACATATTGCCCATCAGGAGACAAATGCTTATCTGTTGTCTCgtactgtaaatgtcatgaACACCAGATTAACACACAGACTTTTACAACACAACACAAGATTAACATCACTGCTTACTCACCACGAGGTTCAAGATGACAAATTCTTCATCAGCCAACTTCTGGATGTCTTGATCCTCGGCGAAAACCTTCTTCAGAGctaaagaaaaataaacattatagaTAAACATTCAGCACCTGAAATGCCTCTTGATCCAAAATACACTAAAACTATCTGacagtaaaaatctaatatATAAAGTCTTACACTGGCTGTGTGGACAGTCCTCCAAGTGAAAAATAACCATGAGGGGCTTGTTCctaatgaaacaaaaaacatgcattATAGATGTTTGCATTACACCATTAATACAAATTCTTTACAATATTGACAAATATGTAAAATGTGACTGACATGTTATAATATTAGTTGTAAAGTATGTTGGTAAGTTCTTACTTGGATCGTGCCCAAAACAAGGCTTCCTCGTATGTCTGAGCCCAGATCAACTGATCACCCCAACCTAGGGATAAAAACCGAGTATGAGTGTCTTAAAATCAGTCTGCATACTTACGGATGAGAGCCATATAAACCAAAGCATCTAATCATTTCAATGTGCAAAAGAAATCACCTCTGGAAAGAGTCTGAGGGACTCTCTTCTCTTTCTTCACTGCTGCCTTATCTGGCTTTCCCATGGTGGAGGACAAGGCCACGAGGACCAACAGCACTGATAATAATCCTTTAAGCATCTTGACAATCTACAGGAATAATACAAATCAATACAGAGCTGACAAGGCATGCATTTAATACTTGCATCTTTTACACTGACTATTAAATGTGGTATATTGATGTTCTTATATAGGTATATAAGTTTGTGGATCAGTTCTTACCTGTTCTCAGGTTTCCTCTTTCAGCAAAGTCTCCCGGTCGTGCTattgctctttctctctcatctGTACAACATTTATACACCTGTTCTCCTGAGGCTCCGCCCATCTCCTCCTCTGTTCTGGAATGTGATCCTGCACATTCATGCTATTCAGATACAATTTGCAAGCTTATTTGCACTTTTATTTGTCACCGTGCCAAGGCCAGATCAGCAGAGAGTTATGGTAAGTGATTGAGTATTAGTACGATTAGGCTTCTCGCGATTGGCTAAGCTCTGGTCCGTGATGTCAGAGGAGGACTTGAATGGGCTTTTGTAATTCTTAGCATGACGTGgtattagaattagaaatttgAATTATTGTATGCATCGATATTTTAATATAGGTTCATTTTTACTGTGAAGCAGGTGATTTTGAAAAAGACAAATGATTGTTGTTTCTTGTGATAGGTGAAGAATTTGACCTAAAACTAATTGAATGAAATCTGATACCATCATGAAATGTTGTTGAATTAAAATGAACCCGATCTCTGTTTATGAATAGGCTGTGTGTGCGGTGAAAACCCATCCTTCAAACATTTGCTCAATGATGCAACTTGAAGGAAATTTGCTGAATGCATTCACTTTTAAAGACTGACGTGTCCTTAAGAACTTAGGAGATTTTTATATGGCttcatttgtttcattttgttcattgtaactttattttatttgctttttaatACAATAACAATCAttgcttttcattttatttatatttgatgACATTTCTGTCTAATAATAAAAAGGAAAAGTCTGATTCTCTTAGTCTAATCGTTTGAAACTTATAGATAACTAATATCTTACAGTTAAAGAAATTGTGAAACATCCTCTGTCAAGTTGCTCAAAATTTACATGCAAGTCATGGTATGTGCACATGCAAGCTTAAGAAGAAGTGAAGTCCGAAGTAAAGCAAAGATCAAAATTACACAACGCTTTCACAATTAAAGGTACAAAAGAGGTCACTGTgatggtaccctttcaaaaagtgcaTCTttgagtgcatattagtacttcaaaggtaccaaatgtatacatatctgtgaCTGAATGGTACCTATTAGGACCTATTTAAAGGTTACTGCCCcatacctttatttctgaaagtgtacAGATCTGTCTCTCTGAAAATAATTTGGGCCTGTAAAGTGCCTTTTTACAAGCAGGTCTGGGATAATGTAACCAGCGGAACATCAATGGCGTCATTGTGCCAAACAGGGCCTCTGTGACAACCAACACCGCAGAGATTGAATGAATCAAGTCTTTTTATGACTTTACTCTCCGTCTTCTACAAGTGAACATCAGACTGTTCCTGTATTTCTGTTATTGTGCTAAAGTTGTCACTGTGATAGCCAGGCCAAACTAAGGTTTATCCAGCCCATTCTCATGATTTGAGTATAAAtacttacttacttattcatttagctgacgcttttatccaaagcgacttacaattatACATGTCAgagaggtcgcacgcctctggagcaactaggggttaagtgtcttgctcagggacacaatggtgtgtcacagtggattcgaacctgggtctctcacaccaaaagcgtgtgtcttatccactgcgccatcaccaccccaGGTATCAAAATAGTATTATATaatagtatatatatattcctTTGCTTTCACTTAATACGGCGCAtctttttgtattgttttatatattagtttctcttcttttttcatttttttttaccattgtcgcttgggttgggggtaagaacaactttttgttaca
This window harbors:
- the tspan13b gene encoding tetraspanin-13b, with the protein product MGCAGFTCSKNSLCALNILYVMVSLLMIGIAAWGKCFGLVSSFQVVGGIIGVGVFLFFVALAGLIGAMKHHQVLLFFYMIVLFLVFVVQFSVSSACLAINEEQQNHLLEVGWNNSLTTQRDVEKTLNCCGYSHMDISGSCAAPCFHYSTCTTCAAKIQEHAGEVLRFVGGIGLFFSFTEILGVWLTYRYRNQKDPRANPSAFL
- the agr2 gene encoding anterior gradient protein 2 homolog, translated to MLKGLLSVLLVLVALSSTMGKPDKAAVKKEKRVPQTLSRGWGDQLIWAQTYEEALFWARSKNKPLMVIFHLEDCPHSQSLKKVFAEDQDIQKLADEEFVILNLVYETTDKHLSPDGQYVPRILFVDPSMTVRADITGRYANRMYAYEPSDIKLLLSNMQRAMKFLKTEL